A part of Deinococcus planocerae genomic DNA contains:
- a CDS encoding erythromycin esterase family protein, giving the protein MTHTRSSLAQALREVIHPLTGASNDYDALLESIGDARFVLIGEASHGTHEFYRERARLTRRLIEERGFTAVAVEADWPDAYRVNRFVRGQGEDGSALEALGDFQRFPRWMWRNEDVGHFVDWLRGHNERHPGAEVGFYGLDLYSLHRSTRAVVAYLEAVDPEAAGRARKRYSCFDHFGENPQAYGYATEYGRKEPCEDAAVAQLLELQRREAELAHGPLGGDEHFFAEQNARLAKNAETYYRAMFRGRDESWNIRDRHMAETLEALVEHGEGQGRPQKVVVWAHNSHLGDARASEMGWRRGEFNLGQLTRERWPEDTSIIGLSTHHGTVTASDDWDEPARTKRVRPGLEGSLEDLCHEVGEANFWLDLRGQNAATDALREERLQRFIGVIYRPETERRSHHVQTRPADMYDALLHFDETSAVVPLDADAGDAEDEVPDTYPVGE; this is encoded by the coding sequence ATGACCCACACCCGATCCTCGCTCGCCCAGGCCCTCCGAGAAGTCATCCACCCCCTGACCGGCGCCTCGAACGACTACGACGCCCTGCTGGAGAGCATCGGCGACGCGCGTTTCGTCCTCATCGGCGAGGCGTCGCACGGCACCCACGAGTTCTACCGGGAGCGGGCGCGGCTGACCCGGCGCCTGATCGAGGAGCGCGGCTTCACAGCGGTCGCGGTGGAGGCCGACTGGCCCGACGCCTACCGGGTGAACCGCTTCGTGCGTGGGCAGGGCGAGGACGGGAGCGCCCTCGAAGCCCTGGGCGACTTCCAACGGTTTCCCAGGTGGATGTGGCGCAACGAGGACGTGGGGCACTTCGTGGACTGGCTGCGGGGGCACAACGAGCGGCATCCGGGGGCGGAGGTCGGCTTCTACGGCCTCGACCTCTACAGCCTGCACCGCTCCACGCGGGCAGTCGTCGCCTACCTGGAGGCAGTGGACCCCGAGGCGGCGGGGCGGGCGCGCAAAAGATACTCGTGTTTCGACCACTTCGGCGAGAACCCGCAGGCGTACGGCTACGCCACCGAGTACGGGCGCAAGGAGCCCTGCGAGGACGCCGCCGTCGCGCAGCTCCTCGAACTCCAGCGCCGCGAGGCCGAACTCGCGCACGGGCCGCTGGGCGGCGACGAGCACTTCTTCGCCGAGCAGAACGCCCGCCTGGCGAAAAACGCCGAGACCTACTACCGGGCGATGTTCCGGGGCCGCGACGAGTCGTGGAACATCCGCGACCGCCACATGGCCGAGACGCTGGAGGCCCTCGTCGAGCACGGCGAGGGGCAGGGCCGCCCGCAGAAGGTCGTCGTCTGGGCGCACAACTCCCACCTCGGCGACGCCCGCGCGAGCGAAATGGGCTGGCGGCGGGGCGAATTCAACCTCGGGCAGCTCACCCGCGAACGCTGGCCCGAAGACACCTCCATCATCGGCCTGAGCACCCACCACGGCACCGTGACCGCCTCCGACGACTGGGACGAGCCTGCCCGGACGAAACGGGTGCGCCCCGGGTTGGAAGGCAGCCTAGAAGACCTCTGCCACGAGGTCGGCGAGGCGAACTTCTGGCTCGACCTGCGGGGGCAGAACGCCGCCACCGACGCCCTGCGCGAGGAGCGGTTGCAACGCTTCATCGGCGTGATCTACCGCCCCGAGACCGAGCGCCGAAGCCACCATGTCCAGACCCGCCCCGCCGACATGTACGACGCCCTTCTGCACTTCGACGAGACGAGCGCGGTGGTGCCCCTCGACGCGGACGCCGGGGACGCGGAGGATGAGGTGCCGGACACGTATCCGGTGGGGGAGTAG
- the abc-f gene encoding ribosomal protection-like ABC-F family protein produces MLVAAVDATKEYGPLTVLSEVNFAVQPQGRVGLVGRNGAGKSTLLRLLTGETPPDGGTVRWAPGVRVRALRQDPTFPPGATVEGVLEAAFHDLDALEAELSAAAEAMADGTPESVLRHEAVLEHYARRGGFERRSRREAVTLAFGFRGREGEPVGGLSGGERTRLGLAALLVENPDVLLLDEPTNHLDIVMVEWLEGFLARYPGAVLVISHDRAFLDAVTRETAYLRGGGLKVYPGGYSTFRETLAADLERQAAQAAQDAKQIASLQASADRMKIWGLGMSKLARRAKAMQARVDRMQSRASSAPPPGERTTRITFHAPESGDVVLDARHVTRRVGDRTLFADVNVQLRRGDRVAIIGRNGAGKTTLLRALLGLDKSDDPRARVLTGARVSVGYYDQALRGVDPSQTLYDVAREYVQKDPEAHDLLGTFMFPYDQHDKPASILSGGERARLALLKLAQEDHNLLVLDEPTNHLDMEMVEGLEDALDAYTGTLVMVSHDRAFIEGLADRIWLIEDGQFYEYPGWADYKARHRPAQAAEVKPEPKPISAAPRGKGLWHLKREVEAIEAEIARLEAELMDAQAALASASPDADFATLGRTAHDLEMRLEARMEAWGEKQAEVEARGG; encoded by the coding sequence GTGCTCGTCGCCGCCGTGGACGCCACCAAGGAATATGGCCCCCTGACCGTGTTGTCGGAGGTGAATTTCGCCGTCCAGCCGCAGGGCCGGGTGGGTCTGGTGGGGCGCAACGGGGCCGGGAAGAGCACCCTGCTGAGGCTGCTCACCGGCGAGACCCCCCCCGACGGGGGTACGGTCCGGTGGGCCCCCGGCGTGCGCGTGCGGGCGCTGCGCCAGGACCCCACCTTCCCGCCGGGCGCGACCGTGGAGGGGGTGCTGGAGGCCGCCTTCCACGACCTCGACGCGCTGGAGGCCGAGCTGAGTGCGGCGGCGGAGGCGATGGCGGACGGCACCCCGGAGAGCGTCCTGCGCCACGAGGCTGTACTCGAACACTACGCCCGCCGCGGGGGATTCGAGCGCCGCAGCCGCCGCGAGGCCGTGACCCTCGCCTTCGGGTTCCGGGGGCGGGAGGGGGAGCCAGTGGGTGGCCTCTCGGGCGGGGAGCGGACCCGCCTCGGCCTCGCGGCCCTCCTCGTCGAGAACCCCGACGTGCTGCTCCTCGACGAGCCCACCAACCACCTCGACATCGTGATGGTCGAGTGGCTGGAGGGCTTCCTCGCGCGCTACCCGGGCGCCGTCCTCGTGATCAGCCACGACCGCGCCTTTCTCGACGCGGTGACGCGGGAGACGGCGTACCTGCGCGGTGGGGGGCTCAAGGTCTACCCCGGAGGCTACTCCACCTTCCGCGAGACGCTCGCCGCCGACCTGGAGCGGCAGGCGGCGCAGGCGGCGCAGGACGCCAAGCAGATCGCCTCCCTCCAGGCGAGCGCCGACCGCATGAAGATCTGGGGTCTGGGGATGAGCAAGCTCGCCCGCCGCGCCAAGGCGATGCAGGCGCGGGTGGACCGGATGCAGTCTCGCGCCAGTTCGGCCCCGCCCCCGGGGGAGCGCACCACCCGCATCACCTTCCACGCACCCGAGAGCGGCGACGTGGTGCTCGACGCGCGGCACGTCACCCGCCGGGTCGGGGACCGGACGCTTTTCGCGGATGTGAACGTTCAACTGCGCCGGGGCGACCGCGTGGCGATCATCGGGCGCAACGGGGCGGGGAAGACCACCCTGCTGCGTGCCCTGCTCGGGCTGGACAAGTCCGACGATCCCCGCGCCCGGGTGCTGACGGGGGCGCGCGTTTCCGTCGGCTACTACGACCAGGCGTTGCGCGGCGTGGACCCCTCGCAGACCCTCTACGACGTGGCGCGCGAGTACGTCCAGAAGGACCCCGAGGCCCACGATCTCCTCGGCACCTTCATGTTCCCCTACGACCAGCACGACAAACCCGCGAGCATCCTCTCGGGCGGCGAGCGGGCGCGGCTGGCCCTTCTCAAGCTCGCGCAGGAGGACCACAACCTCCTCGTGCTCGACGAGCCGACGAACCACCTCGACATGGAGATGGTGGAGGGGCTGGAGGACGCGCTGGACGCCTACACCGGCACGCTCGTCATGGTCAGCCACGACCGCGCCTTCATCGAGGGGCTCGCCGACCGCATCTGGCTGATCGAGGACGGACAGTTCTACGAGTACCCCGGCTGGGCCGACTACAAGGCCCGGCACCGCCCGGCGCAGGCGGCGGAGGTCAAGCCCGAGCCGAAGCCTATTTCCGCCGCCCCGAGGGGCAAGGGTCTGTGGCACCTCAAGCGCGAGGTGGAGGCCATCGAGGCGGAGATCGCCCGGCTGGAGGCCGAATTGATGGATGCCCAGGCCGCCCTCGCCTCCGCGTCCCCGGACGCCGACTTCGCCACGCTGGGACGGACGGCACATGACCTCGAAATGCGGTTGGAGGCGCGCATGGAAGCCTGGGGCGAGAAGCAGGCGGAAGTGGAGGCGCGGGGGGGGTAA